The nucleotide sequence gatgaaattgaaatacttatttcaaaacAACGGTAAGTCATGTACATTTTATATTATTGACACTTGGCTTAGATTTAGAATGAAAGATATATTGCATGTATTTTCgtcttaagtaggtacttaggtaggtactccgtatttttatttttttattattcgaaaattaaCCACATTTACCGCATGCATTTCTAGGTTGAATGTAGACAGAAATGCAAGAAAAcatggaaattaatttcaactaaCCTACATCCTTTACTTTTTAGAAATCCACAACATAACATTCATATAGGATTGATCGATGCATCATGTTCTCTTTATGTgttaaatgaatttaatttgGAATAAGatcgtgttttatttttcggtaggttttttcatttttctcaataacGTATGATAAAAGAAGCTAGATACATGtactcgatttaaaaaaatataatattgaaaaaacaactTGATTACTAGGTACCTAGGCCTACCGTAGTGGCTAAAATGAAAAGACAAGTTGTTGAAGTAATGGCAGCTCTTTTACGTTTCACTGGAATACATTCGGAAGAAGGCAAAGCAACGACATTGAACGAATTGAGAAGAATATCAGTCTACGTATTTTTTCTATCCTACGGTTTCCTAGGCACGACgatgttttcaataaaaaatggcGGAGAGTTCTACAACTTTGTCATTCCGACTGCCTATATTGGAGCTTTAACGGTACTAATGACGGGAGTACTCTGtttatttcataataaaaaGAGAATCTATCGCATGTTAAAGCATTTGGACGATAATGTTTTTACATATTCAGACGAAGTGAATATTCAACCAAAATACACGTGgcttttcgatgaaaaaaatatcataaccAAGTTCATATTAGTCATGTGTTATGAGATTACCGGTTACATATTTGTCTGCGGATCTCCTTTCATGGGATATTTTGTCACTGGTCACATGAAACCCGAAATTTATCCTGGATGGACTCCGTGGACAGTAAACGGAACGGTGACTTTTTGGATGACATACGTGTCGCAAGTCTGCGTCGTTACTACTTCATTATGGGGGTATTATATAACCTTAACTTACGTTTTGTTTATAATTATTGAATTTATCAAGCAATACAAAAGGCTTGTCGTAGCTGTGTCCACAATTAATCTAAGAGCCGAGCGATCATTgcttgaaaaactgaatttttcaaatgcattCAATGAATCGGCATTGGGAGACATAACTTTTCAGCGAGCTAATTTCCATCATAGCGATATCAAAAAGGAACACATTGTTCTGTATAATAGATTGGTTCGGGAAAACATCATAATGTGCGTGAAACAtcatcaaatgttgaaaaagtaagttgaaCACGAATGCTAATTGCCAGTTGCATGATTTATTCACGTGCTGCTGATCACTTGATTTTCTTGCTTTTATTGTTTATCGAAAAATGATTACTAGTTATTAAACTTTAATAAagtcaaccaaaaaaaaactagtcttagactttttttttttttttttttttttgaaagtaagtaCCTAGAGCTACGAACTTACAAAACACAACTCactgcaaatttttggattttagcaaaattacctattattgtcaatacatcatttttttagagagagagaATTCTTACAACTTGTTAATTAATGTTCAAGTcacaaagtacatacttacctatctgTGAATTGTTTTCAGaacttttaatttatttaagcCATGGTTTACCGTTGCATTTTCTATCGAATTGGGAGCATGCATGTCGACTTATGCTTTAGTATTTTACTGTCTCTTAGAAGTAGGTTCGCTAGTTTTCCTTTTAAAATcctaatttatcaaaaaaattacttgccATCATTAAAGCATAATAcctaatttgaaatatttttacaggtAAGTGATTTCGAAAGATTAGCAAGTTTGATTGGTGTTGCCTTTGTCGCTATTGCAAATCTTTTCGCGAGATGCGTGATAGGAGAAATCTTCTCTTCAATGGTAAgcttgattgaatttttaatcttaTTTCAATATGAAAGTAAGTTATTAATCGGCATACTTACCTATGAATTATacattatataggtaggtaagtcatTATCATTATAGTACACCCATAACGAAACAAATTTGCGTAAAAActtggttaggtacctatttaggtaATACCATGTAGATAtgcacaaaaatcgaaaaaatcgaaaaaatacaatttcctATCCAAGACATCGAACTGAAATTCTTGGATTCGTTTTTAGCGAGCAAAAGGCAAATGTCCTTAAAATGCaccctttttgtaattttatttatattttttgaaatttgatttttttgaccagatttttttgtgaaaaattgtagaataagtaattaagtaagtactgtaggtacttaataaggTGAGGGAAAAATCTACATACAACTACAAGTTACAGAATGCCGTGAAAACAGCGTAAATTATTGTGATGCGTtctcactcatttttttttcaattttgaaaaagtatgacCAAGTATACCTAGGCTCAAATGAGACCCCGTTAATAATTTCAGATCCCTCTATAAGCCCTCTTAGAGggttattatcaaaaaaatgaataaataaaaaggaataaaataaaaaataagctACCTTGGATgggtactttgaaatttttttattttttttattttgaaataataagtacctaagtaagtatattatttGTGTTGAGAATGAATTAAAAAACCTCCTTCcaactctaaaaaaaatgaaacatgcaAAATAAAAGGACCGAAAAACCTCGTATAAAACTTAATAATTTAGTGGTTCTAAAAATACACGCGGGAAGatagtttttattcatttttaaccccatgtacaattaaaaaaaataaaaataaaaaacgatacttacttttattatttttttattttgaggaaGGAATACCTCGAGacagggaatttttttcaaaatttcataatctaTAAAGTTTCAAGAGTCTTTCTATGCATTTGAGAAATTGTAAAtgtttttcagagtttttgaagtaaaaagaaaagtgcaatttttctaaaatgtacaTATATAAAGGGGGTGCctatattttacatattttttgaaaccttaataattatttatttatttatttatttttttgaaattcgacttGAGCACTTTTTCGATGTTCTAAACTGCTTTCCAATATTTAACAATTTTCAGATCTCTtatctcaatatttttctgatcaaacattttatttttacttgttattttgttttttgtttttttttctcaaaatcgggCTTTTAAAGGTGATTGTAATTTAAACGTTAGTGGAAGTGATATTTTCTGGAATAATACCTGTCCTGACATTCAATCTTTAGTTCCTTACGCAATTTttgcaccaattttttttttttttttttttttttatttgagagaGCTGCCTTATAGGTTCTCATTGCTCTGGAAAACAAAGGAGTGAGATCTATGACTGATTGACCAAAAAGTTactttgtaaaataaatatGGCAATTCATTAATACCTAATGTGAAATGATAggctttgtttttattttaacagaATGAACTGATTGTAAGAGCAACATTTTATGAAACCGATTGGCCGAATCAAATAGCAGAAAATAAGAAATTGTTAACGATTTTCCATATGCAAGCAAAAAATCCTTTGAATCTTTTCGGCTTCACTATTTTCCAAGCTTCTTTACTTACGTTTTCAAATATTATCAGAACTTCGTACACGTATTTAAATTTAATCAGAGCTTCGctacaaaattaattacctattaatgtaggtacctggTACATATTCAACTGAACATCTTTCAAAGTGAACATGCAGATCATCACATCCAGAaataatttcaagcaaatcTATCCACACATTAAAGATAGGTTCCTAGATACGTACAACTGTCTATAATCTGTATCCATCTACTACGTTCTCGTagttagttaggtaggtacttacattttaatttaaattcatcAAGCAGGCTAACTTATACGGAGAATCAAGTTCATAAATCACTcttgtgtgaaaaaaaatttgaattttttcgttttattaccAACTAgcctataaaaaaataaacaccgtAAGTACTTAATAATCATTTTGTATCAATATTTTAACACCTAGACGTAGAGGTACCTTGTTGAAATGCTGGCAGCAATACTTCATTGCATCATTAGCAAAAAACGCAACTTTTTTCTAGCGAATCTTGGAATAATTAATTTGGAACTAGGTCAGCGTGTACATATACatctagtacctacatattaccaTCATTTAAACAGTTTCAAACAAGCTGCTTAATGAGATTATGACACAAAAGAGGAAAATAACAGTTCCTCTAGGTCTCTTATACCATGTTTTGTACTTTTAGATCCATACTGACTTACATCTTCGTTATTCTTTATTATTCTCGACGAATGTAAGTATATGTATAAAACGAATTATGTCGcaatttgtttacttttataTCTACACAGAGTGAAATTATTAGATACACTTATACCTACCTGATGTATTCCATTCAAAATATTTAGCTGGCGAATAACTCGTTCTTTATGATTTTATAATATGGTTATAGGGTACAATAGATTTATAGATTATcgtttttttattgatatttgtGACATATATCAGACTATAGATACCTACGAATATTTGTATGTGTATTTGATAGGTAGTTAAATTTGAAtaagattttttcttcttcgatgtcttctttttttctacGAAGAAAGTGAGCATCTTGAGAGATGATTGAcaacgaaataaaataatagtttaaataataattatcttATAATCAAAACCGGCTATATGTACCAGACCGTAATAAAATTTCGAGAATAATGAAATCAACTAGTTATACGATGAAGGTGTAACTCGTCTCTGTCGTCCACTATGTCCAGATTATGGCACAATAAGGGACATTGGTATGAATTCCTAAACGAATAcctgcataggtaggtattatatcATCCATGAAATACCATAGCATCTAGTACCAATACCTACATGCTCTTACTAGGTGCAATGAAGTAACAGAAAAGTTTGTGCGCGGATTATTAATGAAATCTGCGTATATCTATAAAAAGTGACCGCTCGAAAACTACAAAAACGGATGAATTGTATAATGTCACATCAGACTCGTATTGTTCGcactttcatttcatttcacctATTTCTTTTGGTATTTCCAGGGTATTTCCATACATAGACTATATCAACTTGGAATTTCCGACACAAAattatgtctttttttttcaaatccacttTTTAGACTAGTTTCTGTAATGACAAGTTTCCTAAATGTGTAAAAATCCGGAAAAAGGTACAAAACCTGAACAAATATTTCATAACAATTTTAAAGACTTCGAAAAGCatccaatacctacctattttgaaaatgatgatgtAGTGACAACAAATGATACAATCTTGCTTACTTTGATACTCTCATCacttaatttatttgaaattgaaagagagGGAAAGGGGTCATTATACGAATGAGTAAATAATATTTAtgcacctttttaaaaataactttctATAATAAagacaaaataaatgaaaattcaattgaacacacaatacataattatgttaaGTTTATAAGTAAACCtaacaatacaaaataaataccCACTAAATTACACAGATTAATGTTTCAAAGaatgtatcaaaaattcaaaattaaatgaatattttttaaatctctgCAAAGAAGTAGGTAAGTTCACGTTGGTAGATATTCAACGATATGAAATAAATCATTATAAGCAATATGATCGTATATGCATTATCAACTAAAAcaaagagaaagaaagaaagaaagaaagacagacagacagaaagaaaaaaaatacttacctacctattcataaAATGGATATTCAAAATACATTTAGTAAGTCTAAGTATACCTAGTATATGTACAGCTTTACATTTATTTATGGTACTCTTATTATGTAGACTCGATAAAACATCTTAACAATATATTTTCAGGTACTTCTTATCGtatatacttatttaaaatgCAAAACGTCTTGGAACAATCACAGATCTTCTTCTTCTTACGAGACCGGCGCTTTTTAAAGCGTAGTAAATTCTTTCCCgggggattttttcactttctctaTCAGTGACATGGTTTTCTCCAGGTCCGAACCAGCTGGACTTGGCCAACGCATCGGCGATACGaggatttttataaaagttatttttcaaattaggggGTAGTTTTGATTCTTGATCGGCTAAGAAAAGTACAGCCTGGTGAGGCAGTTGGGGTTGAGACTGGACAACTTGTTGTGGTTGCGTGAAAATGGTTGGATTGATTTCAGATGGAGGTGGAGGAGAGTCAGAGATGAAATCATTGGTTAGTGAGATTGGCGATGACTGGACGAATGGTcgagatgatgatgatgacgatggtAATGGCGGTGGTTGTAATATGACTGGTAATTCGTTGTCGAAAATTTGTTGACCTTGGACGGTTACTAGGAGAAATGCTGGGATGAGTAAGATGATCATGGTTTGTCTGTAATAAAGAGCAGAAAGTGTTTGGTTAATGGATGATAGAAAATAAATGATttgtaatatgaaaatttgaagcgGTGAAATTTATGTAGAGGTTATATTACAAAAGAAATGAAGGGAGGAAGGGGGTGGtagtgaaattaaaaaataatacattatgAAGCctatgaaaaaatagtaatttttctcaatttttctgacGTTTGAGGCAGGATTATTTCTATGCAAGACTTTTTTTCGTCATGATCATGCAAGCAGATAATTCCTACAAATGATCAGAGAATACTAATCTGGTCATAACGAGATGCAAAATTGATCTACCTAACAGTAttatattgccaaaaaaaaaaatgaaaattttaatattttcatccaTATAGAATATAAATTAGTGACTAGCAAAGATCAAACTGCATTCGTAACCgcttatataggtacctacttcaattaaaaattagacACAaactattttccaaaaataatttctgcTCTTTTAAAAcggagacaatttttttttttcaaaaataacaattgCTATGATAAATTGTTTCTATATTGGTGGGATTGAtctgaattaaatttcaagacctggcaaacatttttatttaggtTATTTTCGAGGAATTTTTCCGAATGTATGAAATCAGAAATTCGCCGttggctccagaacggttcaaatCCACTCATAATAAATGTAGTTTTGTGAGGTCGAAAATTGGATGCAAAATCAaacatcagttttttttaaaaacatagaTTGGATCAGATTTTGATGTTATTCACAAGTCAAATTTGAAGTTTAGAACTTCCAAAATTAGAACTcaaactaaaaatcaaaatggtaaTGGTGTTAGGTAGATTTAAACTCTaattttttaagtacctatttacaaaatgctcaaaaaaaaattccaagtaatttttttaaaatttccaatttattaaaattcaagagTGAGAGGTACGAAAAATCGCTCTGGCGATGATCTTTGTTAAGCTAAAAGTGGCTAATATACCTACTCCAGGGATGCAATGATATTTATCGATAATCATATCATAAAATTCGCCGTATCATGATTCATCGATATTATCATGATAAtcagtttatttctttttcgaaaaaaaattctccaagtcaaaattgacaaattgaaTAACAGTCGAAGAAAATGTGCCCTTtcaatgcaaaatgaaagatttttcgtgtttcattgaaacaaaTTACTCAAACGTCcatttttcgaatgattattcaattttttaattttcatgcaGGGAATTTTCTCACTTTATTCTTAAACATTCGATATCATGATAATATCGATTTATCATGATGTCGTATTTGATATGATTATCATGATATATCATGATACGAAATATCGTTGCATCTCTGACCTACTCTTTCCCTTCTCATTAAAATTCTGTctaactgattttcaaaaatttacagaaaattcaaaGGCCAATCATATTTGCATCAATATTCTTTTTCAACGTACTTGAAGAGCACTTTAAACGTTGGCGGTATTTACTTATTattcttttactttttattttttgaggtaGAGTGATTTTATTATGCACTGGGAGctcaaaaatgctaaatttgCCCCTGAAAATATGAACTATGAAATTACTTCtttatcgagtattttttttattaaattcaggGAGAATTGGAAACACTGAACGGAAATGGAAAATATCAACAAAGCCggttaaattttgacaaaaccaAAATCCAAACTTTTATTTTGGCAAGCTGTGTTACTCGCAAGGGAACCTCACAAGTagaagtacctactcaatttgacctgattttttttcaaagtagcaACCCCCACCCCAGGGTAGTCCATCGCAAAATTGATAGCTTCCTAATCGAAGAAACACGGGTCCCACAAGGGTCCAAAGGTCTCAAAATTccgatttttggccaattttgtcaataaagtattttttggacgtaaaattttgaaaaattactcaaaagaaCGGAAAATATGATTGACCaattacaattttggaaatcatATTTTCTGGTCGAATAAGTCGAGTTTATTGGAGTTTGAGGCACGATTTCGAGGCTGCGAATTCAAGAGGGTATTTTCAGGgcacacatttttgaaaaactaccaaaaaaaaggtcgaaaaatgcgattggcCAGTTACAACTTTGGAAATCGTTTTTTgtggtcaaaaatagagttTCTTACAGTTTAGGACGATTTCGAGTCTGCTTATTCAAAGGGGTGTTTTTagggtccaaaatttttggaaaattgctcgaaatatgCGCAATTGGGTGTATAGCTACAACTTCGAAACTCGTCTTTTCTTGTCACGAGTTGAGTTTCTTAGAGTTTGAGGCGCGATTCCGAGTCTGCGCATTCAAAAGGGCATTTTTAGAgctcaaaatttctggaaaattggctgaaattgGTCGAAACATTCTATTGGGTAACTGCAACTTTGGGTATTGTCTTTATGCTCGGAAAATGCGATTAAAAAGCTACAATTTAAGGGTCGTTTTTTCTAGTCATAAGTCGAGTTTCCTGGAATTGGGATGTGATTTCGAGTCTGCGAAttcaaaagggtattttttggcgcaatttttcaaacattttgggCCAGAAAAATTGGTAGCTTTTGTGCCTCTTGGGGATGATTGAGATCttatctttgaaattgattagTTGAAAATAGCACCTTCCAAATTTTATATTCGttctaaaaagttgaacttttactGCGAAAGTTAAATTTTCACAGTGGCGTAGCCGAGGGAGACGAAGGAAGCTATTGTCCCCTCCccttgcgagcaaaaatttgaaataaaacatgcaaaatgaacgttttttcgttttttggacctATTTATTTTAGTGTACGTTTAAGgacaaattttattgaaaattttcgccttTGTATATTCCTTAAATATGGATGAAGTAAATTCTTAATGCAATGATCCGTTGTTTACATCGATGTTGATTATGAAAACCAATCAAATAGGTGcatatttcattttgatgagACAGCTTTTGCAAAGGAATTCGTGAAATCTTCTATAGAATTAGAACTTAAGTGAactaaattttcttttttcgttttgatgaattgaaaatgatcTATTTCGATGATCAGTAAGTgttgtataaaaaatttcccaatttgaTCATTACtagataggtatattaatatcaaaccaaaatggaaaaattttaacaaaaaacgtAGGTATACCCACGTGGAGGAaagagtataggtacctagtctaCATGTTAATAAAAATCCATCGTCTGGTACAGAACGTATCTCGCCACTTACCTTTTTAGATAAAAGTCACGCTGCTGAACAATAAACAATAACGATTTAATAAACTAATCATCAACGTAACAAGTACATTGCACTTTTCACAGACACTATTCATGAAATGATATAATAAGAATTAAATTCGCACCGATGGTTTATACGACGAACGCAGTGCAGATTCCCCGTGTTCGATGTAAAGGTAATTTAGAAATGGTGGGTGTCTTTTGTTGTTCACCTTGATTCTCCTTCTATTTACTATGCGGTAAATTTTAGTTTGGCGCGGACGCGAACGCCTAAGGGAAAGTAAAATGTTTTATTTGCAGTTGTTAGAAAGTTTAAAACTAACCTGCACATATGCGATATTATTCATGTAATTACATAGTAGGTATAAGATCGCACATTATAGGTACTTCTGTTTAatgcagtagttttttttaatatgtaaacATTAGCCTCGGCCTCCTACCAACTACCAAACTATTGATCTTTGCGAgtataaataataatttggtgatttgaaaaactacaaCGTGACTGTAAACATTCGTAGtgttgcatttgaaaaaaaaggacagaAAACGCAGCaatgatcaaaaatattaaatggtGCTGAAAAATCATGAACTTTAATGACTGATGCCATTACCTACCCATAGTAAGTATGTATATTTAAATAAATGGTATCCTCGACATAGAATGCTAAGTAGATTCAGGTACAAACCTATCTATTTGTTGAAAACATGGTTGGCCCTCAATTTATAGGCCTAGGCTCCTCGAATCTAATTTTAAACAAGTGCTTATGCTTATTGCTTTCATGGTTGATAACATTAGATTTTCGAAGTACTCGTAATTACATTACAGTGCACTTGTAAGTATCAGGTACTTATGCAAATTGAACTAGGTATGATTTGTAATTTAACATTGTTCAAATACTTACGATTTAAAATAATGGTGCATAAAAGGGAGAAGAGTTGAGATGATAGAGGTACCACCCTGCAAGTACAatgtcaagaaaaaaatttgtatgccAAATTCTACTCGCGTAATGGTATTGGCCGTGATGTTGATAAAATTGGCACCAGTTAACTGATCATTAAAACTAATATGTAATTTTACGAAAAGTTTGCATCAAGTAAAAATCATGTAAACAAAGCGCAGAAAGACCCTGTTGGAAggacgaaaaaattataaacataaCCTCAATTTTCcaactaaaaattcaattccctTACTTACATGGGGTTTCATTAATacgagataggtacctacccattattttttcaatttgatgagaattttttctaatttttctccTATCTTCATTAAAAATGGCATTCgcttgatggaaattttctgacCGGAGTGCTTAGTTATTCTATCATGAATATCAACCCAGCCAACATTAAACGAGCTTACTGCTACTCTTTTATTTTGCCCCTGGCATTCACTTAGGCTGCTTTTACAAAGGGACAAAGAGGTATCccaactggattttttttttcgatcggaCCAAAAACTAGCCCAAAAAGCATGTAAAATACCACACCAAGTAAAATTCAGATTCTGAAGATCTTTTTTAGAGAtttgaggtatttttaaaaaaccaaaattggactataaaaaagtgaaaaaatcaaaatgtaactTGATTGAGCTATGTAGAACGCTGCGATTTGATATAAgtacttacataggtacctactcgtacgtatattTATTTATGgtaccctatttttttttttttctaagaatcctggagcctccaatggATTTCTAGAAAC is from Planococcus citri chromosome 1, ihPlaCitr1.1, whole genome shotgun sequence and encodes:
- the LOC135831402 gene encoding uncharacterized protein LOC135831402, which produces MKRQVVEVMAALLRFTGIHSEEGKATTLNELRRISVYVFFLSYGFLGTTMFSIKNGGEFYNFVIPTAYIGALTVLMTGVLCLFHNKKRIYRMLKHLDDNVFTYSDEVNIQPKYTWLFDEKNIITKFILVMCYEITGYIFVCGSPFMGYFVTGHMKPEIYPGWTPWTVNGTVTFWMTYVSQVCVVTTSLWGYYITLTYVLFIIIEFIKQYKRLVVAVSTINLRAERSLLEKLNFSNAFNESALGDITFQRANFHHSDIKKEHIVLYNRLVRENIIMCVKHHQMLKKTFNLFKPWFTVAFSIELGACMSTYALVFYCLLEVGSLVFLLKS